The segment TACCAGGCAGTAAGGGATTTCCAGCGTTTGAGCCCTAAAACAGTGAATGTGTTCAGTTGCTGGGAAGATGAAGTGAGCATTACTCCGGGGCAATTAACAGATGTTGGCGGCAGCTATGCAATTATTTCTCTCACCGAAGCTGTAAAGGCTTTGAAAGAAAAGCAGATCGATGCTTTGGTAACCGCTCCTATCCATAAAAAAAATGTACAGTCGGAAGCTTTCCCATACACCGGTCACACACCTTATTTGAAAGCTGCGTTTGAAGCAAATGATGTGGTGATGTTTATGGTAGCCGAAAATATTAAAGTGGCATTGGTAACAGAACATATTCCTGTGGCTGAAGTTGCCCAGCATATTACAAGAGAAGCCATTGTAAGTAAACTGAAGCTGATGAACCAATCGCTGAAAAAAGATTTTGGCATTGATAAACCAAAGATCGCAGTGCTTGGATTAAATCCACACGCTGGCGATGAAGGGTTGATTGGTAAAGAAGAAGAAGAAATTATTAAACCTGCCATTAAAGAAGCGAAACAAAGCGATGTGTTTTGTTTTGGACCTTACAGTTCGGATGCTTTTTTTGCACGTGGACAGCATGAAAAATTTGATGCAGTTCTTGCCATGTATCACGACCAGGGATTGATCCCTTTTAAATCACTTGCTATTGGTGAAGGTGTAAACTACACTGCTGGTTTGCAGGGCATACGCACTAGTCCCGATCATGGAACTGCATTTGATATTGCAGGAAAAGGTAAAGCTGATGAGTCATCAATAAGAGCAGCATTGTTTATGGCTATTGATATTTTCAGAAGCCGCAACGGTTATGCTGATGCACGCAAAAATCCTCTACGCAAAATGAGTGCGGCTATGCTGGCAAGAGCAGTAGATGAGAAGATTGAGGAAGAATAAAGAATTAAGGGACAAGATTCAAGGTACAAGAAACAAGATAAAGGCAAGGCACAACAGCGTTGCCTTTTTATTTAAGCATTGCATCTGTTACACCTTTGTTGATGACATAAGAACTGTAGCTGATCTCTACTTTTCCTTTTTTATTTTTTGGCAATTCCGGTTTTTTACTGCCATCATCATACTCCAACGTAATACCTTTCGGAAGTTTATAATCTTTTGTATTGAATGAGAAGATCACTTTATCAGGCAGCCCCCACTCAGCATATTTGCCAAACTGCATTTCCATATCATAAGTGCCATTCTCTTTAGTTGTG is part of the Lacibacter sediminis genome and harbors:
- the pdxA gene encoding 4-hydroxythreonine-4-phosphate dehydrogenase PdxA, with amino-acid sequence MTQPEQKPVIGFSCGDLNGIGIEIIIKTLIDSRLTELCTPVVFASNKSINFYKKSVSDGNFNYQAVRDFQRLSPKTVNVFSCWEDEVSITPGQLTDVGGSYAIISLTEAVKALKEKQIDALVTAPIHKKNVQSEAFPYTGHTPYLKAAFEANDVVMFMVAENIKVALVTEHIPVAEVAQHITREAIVSKLKLMNQSLKKDFGIDKPKIAVLGLNPHAGDEGLIGKEEEEIIKPAIKEAKQSDVFCFGPYSSDAFFARGQHEKFDAVLAMYHDQGLIPFKSLAIGEGVNYTAGLQGIRTSPDHGTAFDIAGKGKADESSIRAALFMAIDIFRSRNGYADARKNPLRKMSAAMLARAVDEKIEEE